The Mangifera indica cultivar Alphonso chromosome 8, CATAS_Mindica_2.1, whole genome shotgun sequence genome has a window encoding:
- the LOC123224313 gene encoding plastoglobulin-1, chloroplastic-like, whose amino-acid sequence MALLLTMPPSFFSFSSSKNSKPLLLSSSKIPSSLSLSLKNPTKTFTLRPLISRSSSQPDPTPEPDSEPPTETTVSITDEWGEKTEPESEPELTKLPDSDPPKNEDEWGEYVSQGNGSAGPAVEEDDDNNKLRDLKRSLVDTVYGTEFGFRAEAEVRAEVLELVNQLEALNPTPTPVEAGGVLDGNWVLVYTAFSELLPLLAAAATPLLKVERISQTIDTSSLSIVNSTTLSGPLATFSFSVSASFEVRSPSRIQVQFKEGTFQPPEIKSTVSLPESVNIFGQNINLLPVQQSVSPLQEVVANIARAISGQPPLKVPIPGERTKSWLIITYLDDDLQISRGDGGLFVLVKEGSPLLD is encoded by the exons ATGGCTTTGCTCCTCACCATGCCCccatctttcttctccttttcttccTCCAAAAACTCTAAACCTCTCCTCTTATCTTCCTCTAAAATCCCTTCTTCTCTTTCACTCTCTCTCAAAAACCCCACCAAAACCTTCACTCTCCGTCCTTTAATCTCTCGCTCCTCTTCCCAACCCGACCCAACTCCAGAACCCGATTCGGAACCCCCCACCGAAACCACAGTTTCCATCACAGATGAATGGGGCGAAAAGACGGAGCCCGAGTCCGAGCCCGAACTCACCAAGCTGCCGGATTCAGACCCTCCTAAGAACGAGGACGAGTGGGGGGAGTATGTAAGCCAGGGTAACGGTAGCGCTGGACCGGCGGTGGAGgaagatgatgataataataaattgcgTGATTTGAAGAGGAGCTTGGTGGACACGGTTTATGGGACGGAATTCGGGTTTCGTGCCGAGGCGGAAGTTCGGGCCGAGGTTTTGGAGCTTGTTAATCAGTTGGAGGCGCTTAACCCTACTCCCACTCCGGTAGAGGCCGGTGGGGTTCTTGATGGCAACTGGGTCTTGGT GTACACAGCATTTTCTGAGCTGTTACCACTTCTGGCAGCGGCTGCAACACCTTTGTTGAAAGTGGAAAGGATATCTCAAACAATTGACACCAGTAGTCTCTCCATTGTGAACTCAACTACATTATCTGGCCCTTTAGCTACGTTCTCTTTCAGTGTTTCTGCATCCTTTGAAGTTCGAAGCCCTTCTAGAATTCAA GTTCAATTTAAGGAAGGTACCTTCCAACCTCCAGAGATAAAGTCAACTGTTTCTCTTCCAGAAAGTGTGAATATTTTTGGGCAGAATATCAATTTGTTGCCAGTGCAGCAATCTGTCTCTCCACTGCAGGAGGTTGTAGCAAATATTGCCAGGGCAATTTCTGGTCAGCCACCTCTAAAGGTACCCATTCCTGGTGAACGAACCAAGTCCTGGCTTATTATTACATACCTTGATGATGACCTTCAAATCTCAAGAGGGGATGGTGGTCTTTTTGTGCTTGTTAAAGAAGGGAGTCCTCTTCTTGACTAG
- the LOC123222502 gene encoding probable calcium-binding protein CML18: MPEREKENKELVVNMSNKLDDDQIAQLREIFRSFDRNNDGSLTQLELGSLLRSLGLKPSSDQLETLIQKADTNSNGLIEFSEFVGLVAPDLLSGKSPYSEKQLKQLFRMFDRDGNGFITAAELAHSMAKLGHALTAEELTGMIREADTDGDGMISFQEFAEAITSAAFDNSWP; the protein is encoded by the exons ATGccagagagagaaaaagagaataaag AGTTAGTTGTTAATATGAGCAACAAGCTAGATGATGATCAAATCGCGCAGCTTCGAGAGATATTTCGTTCTTTTGATCGAAATAACGATGGAAGCTTAACGCAGCTTGAGCTGGGCTCACTCCTCCGATCGTTAGGGCTAAAACCGAGCTCTGATCAGCTGGAAACCCTAATTCAAAAGGCTGACACTAACAGCAACGGACTAATCGAGTTCTCGGAGTTCGTGGGCCTGGTGGCGCCGGATCTGCTCTCCGGGAAGTCGCCCTACAGTGAGAAGCAGTTGAAGCAGCTTTTTAGGATGTTCGATAGAGATGGAAATGGGTTCATTACCGCAGCGGAGTTGGCTCATTCGATGGCGAAACTAGGGCATGCATTGACGGCTGAAGAGTTGACGGGCATGATAAGGGAAGCAGACACAGATGGGGATGGAATGATCAGTTTTCAAGAGTTTGCGGAGGCCATTACTTCGGCTGCTTTTGATAATTCTTGGCCTTGA
- the LOC123222503 gene encoding dolichol-phosphate mannose synthase subunit 2, with product MELADRAVGFLLSLISLSIFTYYTFWVIILPFVDSDHFIHQYFLPQEYAILIPVFAGVALLCFLCIFIGLVTLKSKKKKA from the exons ATGGAACTAGCAGATCGAGCAGTTGggtttttattatctttaatcagcTTATCCATATTCACTTATTATACTTTTTGGGTCATCATCCTG CCATTTGTAGACAGTGATCACTTCATACACCAATATTTCCTCCCCCAAGAGTATGCCATACTGATACCAGTGTTTGCTGGAGTGGCGCTTCTCTGCTTCTTATGCATATTTATTGGGTTAGTGACACTCAAATCCAAAAAGAAGAAGGCATGA
- the LOC123222792 gene encoding uncharacterized protein LOC123222792 — translation MVLWEITLATAYFLGLKRTHRLALKIQRRIISHKHPKIRQFAHRQTRAVFDVALKFHQKIQERKIDFGRNLGNGILRWLDRMKPSAQICGPSDKPIQSSGPIMNLTNRAMKFSKQKTNGMSTSRNQDSYRHLCTSLINLRPKPFPSIAMMLRPPRMAGTITQYRHLYNSGSDMLMSKYKRDGFDVVIRKDIMQWMLQK, via the exons ATGGTACTGTGGGAGATCACTTTGGCGACAGCCTATTTCTTGGGGCTAAAACGGACTCACAGACTCGCTTTGAAGATTCAGCGTCGCATTATAAGCCACAAGCATCCTAAAATACGCCAGTTTGCTCacag ACAGACACGTGCTGTATTTGATGTTGCACTAAAGTTTCACCAGAAGATACAAGAGAGGAAAATAGATTTTGGTCGAAATCTAGGTAATGGAATTCTGCGATGGCTTGACCGAATGAAGCCTTCTGCTCAAATCTGTGGTCCATCAGATAAACCCATACAGAGTTCTGGTCCAATCATGAACTTGACCAACCGAGCAATGAAATTTTCCAAGCAAAAAACTAATGGGATGAGTACATCTAGAAACCAGGATTCATACAGACATTTATGTAcctcattaataaatttaagacCTAAACCCTTTCCTTCAATTGCAATGATGTTGCGACCACCAAGGATGGCTGGGACCATAACCCAGTATAGGCATCTCTACAACAGTGGGTCTGATATGTTGATGTCGAAATACAAAAGAGATGGGTTTGATGTAGTTATTCGGAAGGATATAATGCAGTGGATGCTGCAAAAATAA
- the LOC123223095 gene encoding uncharacterized protein LOC123223095 has translation MHRQSLGSPVSKLHIHGGELSKEDSRLTELVSSSSSSLSDDDQSKTTKPRRFSISPPPASLSSQFKSENLVHVIPLLTLFCFLVLYLSSHSPSQSDLAQFNGFKRPSTRIDSSQMEDVNRFVELRRGDFLAIGSLRNLQKIEKHAPKYRPHRKIADF, from the exons ATGCATAGACAATCTCTAGGCTCGCCGGTCTCCAAGCTCCACATCCATGGTGGCGAACTTTCTAAAGAAGATTCTCGTCTAACTGAACTcgtttcttcatcttcttcttcactgtCCGACGATGATCAAAGCAAGACGACGAAGCCTCGCCGCTTCTCTATCTCGCCGCCACCTGCCTCATTGTCTTCTCAGTTTAAATCCGAAAATCTCGTTCACGTCATTCCTCTTCTCACTCTCTTTTGCTTTCTTGTCCTTTATCTCTCCTCACACTCGCCTTCTCAATCAG ATTTGGCTCAGTTTAACGGATTCAAGCGGCCCTCAACGCGTATAG ATTCCAGTCAAATGGAAGATGTCAACCGATTTGTTGAGCTGCGGAGAGGCGATTTTTTGGCGATTGGAAGTCTCAGAAACTTACAAAAGATAGAAAAGCACGCCCCAAAATATCGCCCCCACAGAAAAATCGCCGATTTTTAA